The Pongo abelii isolate AG06213 chromosome 20, NHGRI_mPonAbe1-v2.0_pri, whole genome shotgun sequence genome window below encodes:
- the RASAL3 gene encoding RAS protein activator like-3, with translation MDPPSPSRTSQTQPTATSPLTSYRWHTGGGGEKGTGGFRWGRFTGWGRALSHQEPMVSTQPAPRSIFRRVLSAPPKESRTSRLRLSKALWGRHKNPPPEPDPELEQEAPELEPEPELEPPTPQIPEAPTPNVPVWDIGGFTLLDGKLVLLGGEEEGPRRPRVGSASSEGSIHVAMGNFRDPDRMPGKTEPETAGPNQVHNVRGLLKRLKEKKKARLEPRDGPPSALGSRESLATLSELDLGAERDVRIWPLHPSLLGEPHCFQVTWTGGSRCFSCRSAAERDRWIEDLRRQFQPTQDNVEREETWLSVWVHEAKGLPRAAAGAPGVRAELWLDGALLARTAPRAGPGQLFWAERFHFEALPPARRLSLRLRGLGPGSAVLGRVALALEELSAPRAPAAGLERWFPLLGAPAGAALRARIRARRLRVLPSERYKELAEFLTFHYARLCGALEPALPAQAKEELAAAMVRVLRATGRAQALVTDLGTAELARCGGREALLFRENTLATKAIDEYMKLVAQDYLQETLGQVVRRLCASTEDCEVDPSKCPASELPEHQARLRNSCEEVFETIIHSYDWFPAELGIVFSSWREACKERGSEVLGPRLVCASLFLRLLCPAILAPSLFGLAPDHPAPGPARTLTLIAKVIQNLANRAPFGEKEAYMGFMNSFLEEHGPAMQCFLDQVAMVDVDAAPSGYQGSGDLALQLAVLHAQLCTIFAELHQTTRDTLEPLPTILRAIEEGQPVLVSVPMRLPPPLAQVHSSLSAEEKPGFLAPRDLPKHTPLISKSQSLRSVRRSESWARPRPDEERPLRRPRPVQRTQSVPVRRPARRRQSAGPWPRPKGSLSTGPAPRARPWTRDSASLPRKPSVPWQRQMDQPQDRNQALGTHRPVNKLAELQCEVAALREEQKVLSRLVESLSTHIRALTEQQEQLRGQLQDLDSRLSAGSSQFDSEHNLTSNEGHSLKNLEHRLNEMERTQAQLRDAVQSLQLSPRTRGSWSQPRPLKAPCFNGDTT, from the exons ATGGACCCACCGTCGCCAAGCCGGACCTCCCAAACCCAGCCCACAGCCACCTCTCCGCTGACTTCCTACCGCTGGCACacagggggaggtggggagaaggggaCTGGAGGGTTCCGCTGGGGCCGCTTTACTGGCTGGGGCAGGGCCCTGAGCCACCAGGAGCCCATGGTCAGCACCCAGCCAGCCCCTCGCTCGATATTCCGTCGGGTCCTATCTGCGCCTCCCAAGGAGTCACGGACCAGTCGCCTTCGACTCTCCAAGGCCCTGTGGGGGAGGCACAAGAACCCACCGCCGGAGCCAGACCCAGAGCTGGAGCAGGAGGCCCCAG agctggagccagagccagagctggAGCCCCCTACCCCACAGATCCCCGAAGCCCCCACACCCAACGTGCCTGTCTGGGACATTGGGGGCTTCACCCTCCTTGATGGGAAGCTGGTGCTGcttggaggagaggaggag GGTCCTCGAAGGCCCCGGGTGGGAAGTGCTAGCTCCGAGGGCAGCATCCATGTGGCCATGGGGAACTTCAGGGATCCAG ATCGGATGCCTGGAAAGACAGAACCAGAGACTGCTGGTCCCAACCAGGTCCACAATGTTCGG GGGTTGCTCAAGAggctgaaagagaagaaaaaggccaGGTTGGAGCCCCGGGATGG ACCCCCCAGTGCTCTGGGCTCTAGGGAATCGCTGGCCACACTCTCTGAACTGGACCTTGGCGCCGAGCGGGATGTGCGGATctggccactgcaccccagcctcctgggggAGCCCCACTGCTTTCAG GTAACGTGGACGGGTGGAAGCCGCTGCTTCTCTTGTCGTTCGGCCGCTGAGAGAGACCGCTGGATCGAGGACCTTCGTCGCCAGTTCCAGCCCACCCAG GACAACGTGGAGCGGGAAGAGACATGGCTGAGCGTGTGGGTGCACGAAGCGAAGGGGCTTCCCCGGGCAGCGGCGGGGGCACCCGGCGTGCGCGCCGAGCTGTGGCTGGATGGCGCGCTGCTGGCACGCACGGCGCCTCGGGCCGGCCCAGGCCAGCTCTTCTGGGCCGAGCGCTTCCACTTCGAGGCGCTGCCACCGGCACGTCGCCTGTCGCTGCGGCTGCGCGGCTTGGGCCCGGGAAGCGCGGTGCTGGGCCGCGTGGCCCTGGCGCTGGAGGAGCTGAGCGCCCCACGCGCGCCTGCCGCCGGCCTGGAGCGCTGGTTCCCGCTGCTTGGGGCGCCGGCGGGCGCAGCACTGCGGGCGCGGATTCGGGCGCGTCGCCTGCGCGTGCTGCCGTCCGAGCGCTACAAGGAGCTGGCGGAGTTCCTCACCTTCCACTATGCGCGCCTTTGCGGGGCCCTGGAGCCCGCGCTGCCTGCGCAGGCCAAGGAGGAGCTGGCGGCAGCCATGGTGCGCGTGCTGCGGGCCACCGGCCGGGCGCAG GCGCTGGTGACTGACCTGGGCACTGCGGAGCTGGCGCGCTGTGGAGGCCGTGAGGCGCTGCTGTTCCGGGAAAACACATTGGCCACCAAGGCTATCGATGAGTACATGAAGCTCGTGGCACAGGATTACCTCCAGGAGACCCTGG GACAGGTTGTGCGGCGTCTCTGTGCTTCTACTGAGGACTGTGAAGTGGACCCCAGCAAGTGTCCAGCCTCGGAGCTGCCAGAGCACCAGGCCAGACTTCGGAACAGCTGCGAGGAGGTCTTCGAAACCATTATCCATTCCTACGA CTGGTTCCCTGCGGAGCTGGGCATCGTGTTCTCAAGCTGGCGAGAAGCATGCAAAGAACGTGGCTCTGAGGTGCTGGGTCCCCGACTGGTGTGCGCCTCCCTCTTCCTGCGGCTCCTGTGCCCTGCCATCCTGGCACCCAGCCTCTTTGGTTTAGCACCAGACCATCCAGCACCCGGCCCAGCCCGCACCCTCACACTGATTGCCAAGGTCATCCAGAACCTCGCCAACCGTGCCCC GTTCGGTGAGAAGGAGGCCTACATGGGCTTCATGAATAGCTTCCTGGAGGAACATGGACCAGCCATGCAATGCTTCCTGGACCAGGTGGCCATGGTGGATGTGGATGCTGCACCCAGTGGTTACCAGGGCAGTGGCGATCTGGCCCTCCAGTTAGCTGTGCTGCATGCCCAGCTTTGTACAATCTTTGCTGAGCTTCACCAG ACAACCCGAGACACCCTGGAACCGCTGCCCACCATCCTGCGAGCCATCGAGGAGGGCCAGCCTGTGCTCGTGTCAGTGCCAATGCGTCTCCCACCGCCCCTGGCCCAGGTCCACTCCAG CCTCTCCGCAGAGGAGAAGCCCGGCTTCCTGGCCCCCCGGGACCTCCCCAAGCACACCCCTCTCATCTCCAAGAGCCAGTCTCTGCGCAGCGTTCGCCGCTCAGAGAGTTGGGCCCGGCCACGGCCGGACGAAGAGCGGCCCCTGCGGCGGCCCCGGCCGGTGCAGCGTACGCAGAGTGTCCCGGTCCGGCGTCCTGCCCGCCGCCGCCAATCTGCGGGGCCCTGGCCGCGACCCAAAGGCTCCCTGAGCACGGGCCCTGCGCCCCGCGCCCGGCCTTGGACCCGGGACTCCGCCTCGCTGCCTCGGAAGCCGTCGGTACCCTGGCAGCGCCAAATGGACCAGCCGCAAGACCGAAACCAGGCACTGGGCACGCACCGACCTGTGAACAAG TTGGCAGAGCTGCAGTGCGAGGTGGCCGCTCTGCGTGAGGAGCAGAAAGTGCTGTCCCGCCTCGTGGAGTCGCTGAGCACCCACATCCGGGCCTTGACGGAGCAGCAGGAGCAGCTGCGGGGCCAGCTGCAGGATCTGGACTCCAGGCTCAGTGCTGG GAGCTCACAGTTTGATTCAGAGCACAACCTAACAAGCAATGAAGGGCACAGTCTGAAAAACCTG GAGCACCGCCTAAATGAGATGGAGAGAACTCAGGCTCAGCTGAGGGATGCTGTCCAGAGCCTGCAGCTTTCTCCAAGGACGCGGGGGTCTTGGAGTCAACCCCGGCCCCTCAAAGCACCCTGCTTCAATGGAGACACCACCTGA